TTTTTGTTTAATATCAACATATTGTCTTCAGTTGCCCCCAAATCAACCACTTAGCAAATTCAGCGTGCATAGCTCACAAATATGACATTGGCGTGAATTTTGCGCATTGCTTTTCTGTTTCCTAAGGTCTATCACTTAATTGTGGCTGCACATAAAGTGGTCACTGTTTTCTTTCCACCAGACCGAAAGATGAGGGAAACGAGGCATGAAGAGACAGAAAAGAGATCGCCTGGAAAGGGCATTGTCACGCGGATATCAAGCAGGTATTTCAGGGCGTTCAAGGGAAATTTGTCCCTATCAAGCTTTAGACGCCAGATCACATTGGTTAGGAGGTTGGCGACAAGCCATGGAGGACAGGGCTGTGACCGCTTAAGCGGCTCTCTGTCAGACTAAGGGATCACCTCCGCTTTATGCGCATATTGCGGAGGTTTTCATTTTTACTCTTCGTACTTGGCGCCGCAGCGTTGTTGGCTGCATTCGCTTACCCGAATCATTGACTGGTGTCAACTCATCGGGACTCATATCAAACTATTCAATCCAGCGCTTTAGCAAGATACTCGCGTTAACGCCACCAAAACCGAAGCCATTTGACAGCGCATAAGTTATCTCATGAGGAAGAGCTTTACCTGCCACGATATTCAACCCCTCGGCCGCAGGATCCAGATTCTCCAAATTCAGAGTGGCTGGCACGATTTGATCACGTAACGCCAGTACCGTGAAGATGGTTTCCAATCCGCCAGCCGCTCCCAGCAAATGCCCGGTGGCTGACTTGGTTGAGGTAATGGCTAAGGTAGCACTCTCACCAAATAAGTGTTTAATCGCATTGATTTCACCGATATCACCCACCGGGGTTGAGGTTGCATGCGCATTAAGATGCTGAACTTGTTCCGGTTTAATTTTAGCCTGACGCAAAGCGATCTTCATTGCACGATATGCGCCATCACCGTCTTCAGCACCAGAAGTCATATGGTAGGCATCGGCACTGGTACCGTAGCCGACAATCTCAGCCAATGGTTGTGCGCCACGTGCGAGAGCATGCTCTAACTCCTCAATAATCAGTAAACCGGCACCTTCCCCCATCACAAAGCCATCACGAGCACTGTCGAAGGGGCGGGAGGCTTTTTCAGGTGTACTATTAGAGCCGGTTGATAGCGCGCGGGCCGCCGCAAAACCAGCCAAACTGACCTTATCAATTGCGGCTTCAGTGCCACCACATAGGGCAACATCCGCTTCATCGTTGCGGATCATCCGCACTGCATCACCAATAGCTTGCACTCCCGCCGCACAAGCGGTGACGGGTGCGCCAATCGGCCCTTTAAAATGATGCTTAATAGAAACATGACCCGCAGCCAAATTCACTAAAAACGAAGGCACGGTGAAAGGGGAAAGGCGTTTTGGCCCACGAGTGTCGGTGGTGCGTACTGCATGAGCAATCGCTGGGAACCCCCCAATACCAGAACCAATTACCGTAGCGGTACGTTCCTGTTTTTCTGCATTGTCGGCATGCCAGTCGGCTTGGGTGATAGCTTCATCTGCCGCCGCCATCGCAAATTCAATGAAACGATCCATTTTCTTCTGATCTTTTGGCGCTACAGCTTTATCAGGATCAAAGCCTGCTGCTGAGTCTGCATCAAGTGTAGGAACTTGCCCACCAATCTTGGCTGGTAAATCACCGACAATCTCATCCGGCAGAACACGGATGCCGGATTGCCCTGCCAGCAGACGTTGCCAAACAGTTTCGCTACCACAGCCTAATGGGGAAACCACACCCATTCCTGTAATTACTACACGGCGCGTATTCATCGTTTTTCCTTTTGAGACTTAATTGAGTGGGACTGCTGACGGGTATCGATTGATTGTTTGCCATGCATCAGTGCCAACCGTTGATTAATTATATCGCTCTTGACGGAGCCTGCCGCAAGAGTGACATCTTGTGCCTGAATAGGTTGCCCGGTATTTCTGTCCAGTAAGATGGCCTCTACTGGATTTCCAGTACGGCGATCTGCGAGTATCACCGCAGGGCCAAGTGGCGCAAAATGCTGATTACCCCAGTGGAATAGTGCCGCCATCACGGGGAAGAAATCATTACCACGCTCAGTCAATAAATACTCATAACGGGCAGGGCGCGGATTATACAGTCGCTTCTCAAGGATCCCACTTTCCACCAGATACTTTAGGCGACGGGTGAGGATAGTGGGGGATAGCTGCAAACTTTGCTGAAATTCATCAAAGCGTGTTAACCCTTGAAAGGCATCACGGATGATTAATATGCTCCACCATTCACCGACGCGTTCAAGAGCGCGGGCAACCGGACAGGGCATATCTTCAAGACAGGTTCTTTGCATACCATTCCTCACATCATGATTGTGTTTTTGGCTGAGCATGGGCTGAAAATTAAAACCCAATAAGTGACTACATTTATTGTAGTTACTTGAGTTAAAAAAAATGCCTTTGGGCATCATTATTATGGTGCAGGGGAGTGACTGCCCCTGCACAGGGATAACAGAACAATATTTTAGAAAGTATTGGTATCTTTAAACAGACCCACTTTCAAGTCGGTGGCAGTGTAAATCACTTTGCCATCAACCAATACTTCACCGTCCGCGACACCCATAATTAATTTACGCATAATAACGCGTTTAAAATTAATACGATATGTTACTTTCTTGGCATCAGGCAGTATCTGACCGGTGAATTTCACCTCACCGACACCCAGCGCGCGGCCTTTGCCTTCGCCACCTAACCAGCCAAGATAGAAACCAACCAATTGCCACATAGCATCAAGGCCCAGGCAACCAGGCATAACAGGATCACCGATAAAGTGGCAACCGAAGAACCATAGGTCTGGATTGATATCCAGTTCCGCTTCCACATAACCTTTGCCATAGGTACCGCCGTCTTCAGTCATCTTGACGACACGGTCCATCATTAACATATTGCCTGCTGGCAATGGTGGTCCGCCAGCGCCAAACAGTTCGCCACGGCCTGATGCTTCAAGGTCTTCTTTTGTATAGGATTCGCGTTTATCTACCATGTTCTCAGTAAGCCTTATTTTAGTGAAGTGCGCAGAATAGCGTACACCTGTACGCTGAGCAAGTCCGATCAGCCCTGGTTGAACCAGTTTAGCCAGCGTAATGGCCATGGCCAACGGTGTCTGTCCTGCGGATTAACCTGTGAGATTCGCTCTTGAATTATACCTAACAGGCTGGGTTGCTGCTCGTCGGCATACACCATACCTGTCAATAACGGTAGTGCTTCAGCGGCGCTATCAACGGCCCAGAGATGGAACTGACCATTTTGCACTGCCTCAACTACCGCCTGATTCAGGCATAAATGACGGACATTGGTCGTGGGTAGAATCACCCCCTGTGTGCCCGTCAGCCCGCGACGCTGACAAGCTTCGAAGAAGCCTTCGATCTTTTCATTCACGCCGCCAATAGGCTGCACATTACCAAACTGATCAACCGAGCCGGTGACCGCAATTTGCTGGTTGATCGGCTGCTGCGAAAGGGCGCTGATCAAAGCACAAAGCTCGGCCAGTGAGGCGCTATCGCCATCGACTTCACCATAGGATTGCTCAAAAACAATCGAGGCCGAGAATGGCAGCGGTTGATCAAGTTCCAATTCCGAAATCAAGAATGCCTGCATAATCATCATGCCTTTAGCATGTAGATTACCGCCTAATTCCGCTTTACGTTCAACGTCAACAAATTCGCCGTCACCCAAGTGAACCACACAACTGATACGTGCAGGTTCGCCAAAGGCATAAGGGTGGCCTGGGTATTCCAGTACCGACAAGCCATTAATCTGGCCGACGACCAGGCCTTCGGTATCAACCAAAATCTGCCCTAGCTCAATTTCATCTTGCATCCGCTCGGCAAGATAACTATTGCGCCAGTCACGGGCATTCAGTGCAACTTCCAGCGCATTGGCGGTTATTGAGGCTTCTTCAGCATATAGCGCCGCTTCGGCTAAGTGACCGGTTAACCATTGCGGACACAGAGGCAGACTACCCTGATCACCGCTGTAGCGCACCGCCTGACGAAACAGAACTGGCCAGGCATCGGCAGATAAGGATGGCAACTGCTTTCTTTGCAATAACGCATTGATATAACCACACCATAGGGTCATACCATCGATATCGACCAGTGGCAGTTCGACTTCGAACTCGCCATAGATAGCCAATTCCCCTAACTCGGGTTCCATATCGTGGAAATCGCCAAGGCCCAGACGGTCGCCAACAAGAATCAGGCGCAGGTCCAGTGGCATCGAGGGAATATGTACTGGCAGAGGGCGGGTTTCATCAGGTGACAACCAATCGAAGCGTTGCTGAACAATCATTTGTTTCAGGCGCAGCCACATCAGTGGTTGAGCTTGTAATGCCCGTACTGACAGGATCAATATGCCGCCATTAGCTTGATGAACCAAGCCAGGTTGCAGACTGATTTGATCTTTATGCCATCTAACACAACCAAACAGTTGTTCTGGTTCTACCCATTCCTGATAGAGGCAGCGTGAACGGGCCGCAAAAGGCTCGTCACCACGTTGTGCCGGCTGCCAGGTCACTAGGTTACCATCAACCTGATAATCACCACCAAACACGGCAGAGGCTTCAGGTTGCAGCTCTTTAACTACCTGCGCGATCAGTGCCAGATACTCAGTACTCTCCTGTGCTTTAATCAGCATAAAACGCGGTTGAGATTGAGGATGACAAAACAACGTCATGCCATTCTCTAACCGGGGCTGAATCGCCGAGAAAGAAACCGGCTCCAACTGGGAGGCCGTAGCAAATAACGCTTCATAAGGCGTTGCGTTCGGCAGTAGTGACTGCCATTCAAGTCGGTTATTGGTCAAAGTAATAGATGCAATCGTCAAAAAGGGAAAGGGCGATTATACAAGAATAAAGCAGGCTGCATATACGTAGAGTGGTAGTTGGTCGCAAGGAGTAAGACATCGGCAGTGTTCCGTACAAAAAACAAACTAATCATATGCTTTTAGTAGGGTGAAATTCTGCATAAAACTGTTATGCTTGATTTAAGTTACACGGTCACTAAAGAGCTCACGATGAAATATCAACAACTGGAAAATCTGGAAAGTGGTTGGAAATGGGCGTATTTGGTAAAAAAACACCGTGAAGGTGAAGCCATTACTCGCCATATTGAAAACAGTGCAGCTACGGACGCGGTAGAGCAGCTGATGAAGCTGGAAAGTGAACCAGTAAAGGTGTTGGAGTGGATTGACGCACATATGAATATGCAACTGGCTACTCGGATGAAGCAGACTATCCGCGCCAGGCGTAAGCGCCATTTTAATGCCGAGCATCAGCATACCCGCAAAAAATCTATCGATCTGGAATTTCTGGTTTGGCAGCGTTTGGCTGCTCTAGCCCGGCGCCGTGGCGGTACCTTGTCAGATACAGTGGTGCAGTTAATTGAAGATGCTGAGCGCAAAGAGAAATATGCCAACCAGATGTCATCTTTGAAACAGGACTTACAGGATATTCTCGGTAAAGAGATCTAACCTGTCTTGGCATGAACCTGATCAGAGATGAAGTAAACCCATTAATAATAGAGATATTAATGGGTTTACTATCATTAATGACAAAAAAAAACCCCGCAATGCGGGGTTTTTTACAAAAGGAGTAAACTTAAGCCTGTGGCTGAGTTACAACTTCTTTGTAGCCTTTAACTTCGATCTCTACGCGACGATCTGGTGCCAGGCACTCGATCAGAGCAGCACGTGGTTTCACAGTAGCACAGGTGCTACCAGTCACTGGGTTTGCTTGGCCTTCACCGCGAGCGGTGATTTTGTCAGCAGGGATACCTTTAGAAACCAGGTAATCACGCACGCTGTCAGCACGGCGCTGAGACAGAGCTAAGTTAGGAGCTGGTTGACCGATACGGTCAGCGAAGCCCAGAACAACTACAGAACCGTCTTTAGGATCGATAGAGCTCAGTTGTGCATACAGTTGGTCCAGAGCTTGCTGGCCTTCTGGTTTCAGAGTTGCTTTGTTGAAAGCGAACAGCACGTCAGACTTCAGAGTGAAACGCTTAGTGTCAACAACTGGAGCTGGAGCTGGTGCTGGAGCAACTACTGGTGCTACTGCATCATCTTGACCGAAACGGTAAGAAACACCCAGGCTCAGCATGCCGTTGTCTGGACGAGCACCAACGGTAGCTCTATCACCGATGTTGCTAACCCATTGGTATTCCATACGGGTTGCCCAGTTTTTGGTCCATGCGTATTCTGCACCCAGTGCTACCAGTGGAGAAACACCGGTGTCATGGTTGCTAGAACGGGTATCAGTAGGAGCATCGTAAGCGCTAGAATCTGCACGCCAAACCATACCACCCAGACGGGTGTACAGGTCCAGATCTTGAGCAACAGGGTAGCTCAGTTTAGCAGCCAACTGTACGCCTTGTGCTTTGAATGCGCCGTTATTTACGTCGCCTTTGTAAGGCATACGGCCAAGCCAGTCGTATCCCATTTCAAAGCCCAGGTATTGGTTTGCTTGGTAACCCAAGAACGCACCAGCACCCAGTTGGTTTTTATGGGTAGGACCATCGTTGCCAACGTCGCCATAGATACCGCCAGTGCCAGTATCTTGATACTGGGACCAGCCCAGTTTACCACCGGTGTACCAGGTGTTATCTTTCGGTGCGGCTTGCGCTACTGTAGCGAAACCAGCCAGTGCCACTGCTAATGCGATAGCTGTCTTTTTCATTTTACGCCTCGTTATCATCCAAATAGGCAATGAGCTTTAAAAAGCTAAGCCCTTGGTTAAAATTCTTCGCCAAGGTTTTAACGCTCCCGTTAATCACGCTGCCAGTATAATTTGGCGTTTTAGAGCAACCTTGGCGATGTAAAGTCTACAACGTGGCGAGAAAGTTACAAGTGTGATGTGATAAACCGCCTGAAAAAAAGGCGAAATAGTGCATTATCTTTAACGATTTAGCGGTAAAAACCAGCTTTTTAGGGGTGTTGTTTTTTGCTACAAGCCGCATTCCGACTCGCTTTATGCTGGTTTTGCAGGACTAAGCGCTAAATATTGTAATAATTCATGGGATAAATCCTAAATTTACTTAATGATACAAAGAAGAATGAATTTTTAACGTTGCGCACTGTCCTTGGTTCAGTTTTATGTCATTCAACGGACGCATAACAAACCCATAGGCATTCCCTAACTTTGCTGCTAAACGTAATCTAATCCGATCATTTTCTGACAAATCCGGTAGCCAACCAAGAACGACACTGTAGTTCCCCGTCAATAATGCCTTCTCCATTGCATCAACAGTCGACAATGGATTGATTTGCCTTAACTGAACAACTTTATCTACTGGCAAGCCTGAATGCTGTAACCACACACGACTTAATTTCTGCTGTGGAGCCAGCCATAAAAGCCAGCGAGACTGCTTACCCAGTTGTTGTAATAAAGGAAGCAATAACTGGGTTACCGCAGGCTGGTTTTCACTGTACACAAGTTCACTGATAAGGCCACTATCTGTTGGAGCATCAACTCGTTCCGGTGTTTCACGGCTAACAAGGGAGTGATAATTAGCATGATAAGGTTTTAGTGATTGAGTACGCATTATGAACCTCGCCTGTAGTGTGCTGTATGTATATACAGTAGTCACTGTTTGTTCGAAGATCAACTAAATTTTTACAAGACGCTTCGCATAATTGTGATGTAAATACCTGCAAATTCATTTTGTGTTTGGCTAGGTAATCCATATTGCGTATTTTTTAATTGGTTGTTCCTCTTACACTTATTGCAATTGAATAGGGACGTTAGATCGGATTTTTACTAAAGGAGTAGTCATGGAAACCGCATCAGAAAACAAAATCATACAAGCGCAGGGGCGTTTTGATTTTTTAGGCAAGATCACAGTTCGCTCGCAATTTGGCGGATATGGGCTGTTGGCGAATGGCATTATGTTTGCTGTGGTTTCGGATGGCGAATTGTATTTACGTGCTAATAATAAGATAGAAAATCTATTTCGTAGTCGGGGGATGAGTAACCTTGTCTACGCTAAGCGTGGGTTACCGGTATTGCTGCGTTATTATTGGGTTGACTCTACGCTCTGGGAGGATGAGTGCACACTAAGTCATTTCGTTACGCGAGCTTATCAAGGGGCGAAAGCTGAGGTTTTAAGCAAAAAAGGGCCAACAGTTCGTCTGAAGGATTTACCAAATCTCAGCGCCAGTCTTGAACGTCTATTGTGGAAAGTCGGTATCAAAAATGCGGCAGAGCTGCGGCGTGAGGGGGCCAAACGCTGTTATCTGAAATTACGTGCGTTAAAGTGCTCACTTGGGATTAATGTCTTATTGGCACTGGCTGGAGCGATAAGTGGCCATCATTATGCTGTGCTGCCCTTATTGATGCGTAGTGAGCTTATTGAATGGTTTGAAATACATATCCACTCGCCCAACATTACGCAGTTTGAAACAGCGTAAGGGGCCAATAGGTAAATGGCCCCAACCTTAATTAGCCTGGCCGATACGCCTATTGAGTTCGCTGAGTTCGGGTAACAGTTCAAGCAATAAACCTATTTGTTGTAAAACCAATTGGTCTTTGCTCTCCGGCTCAGGATTACAGTTCTGTAGCCGGGTAGATAAGCTGGCTAGCACCTGTGCCATTTTCGCACCGTCAGGCTGTTCTTGTTCAAGTGTACCCTCGACATAACAAATTGCGTCATTAAGCAGATTCAGGGTGGCGGTGTTGCTCAGTTTCTCACGATGAGCACCCAGCGCGGATATATAACTCAGCATAGTGTGGTTCAGGCAGAGCAATCGGAATGCTGCTTCCTGAGTTTCTTTGTCATTTTTAGGTTCAGCAGACATATTTGAAATCACTGAGGCTAACTCCGCGTCGCAATTATGTGCATCGCGGCGGGCTATACGGTAAGGCAGGCTATTATCTTTACCTTGATAATATTGCACCAGAATTGCATCTAAATAGCGGCAGTTGGCATCCAGTGTTTTATGGACCACCGCAGGGAGCTGACGGAACTTCCAATCTGGCCAGATAAAACTCACCGCTACCCAGGCGATGGCGCAGCCTAACAGGGTATCAAATACCCGAGGCGCGGCAACTTCAAATCCTTCCCCTAATAGGTTAAAACAGAGCAAAACCAGTAGGGTAATAAACATTGTCGCATGAGCATACTGAACATTGCGGAAAGCAAAAAATAGCACGCCAGTAATGACAATAAGAATAAGTTGCCCTTCAATGGACGGCACAAAATAGAGGATAGGCAGGCCAATAAGGATACCCGCCAGCGTGCCAACTATGCGTAACGCAAGGCGGCGGCGTGTTGCATTATAGTTAGGCTGGCAGACAAAAAGGCTGGTTAACAGGATCCAATAGCCGTGGCGCATGCCAGTAAATTGAATAAACGCATAACCGAGACACAGCACCACTGACATGCGAACTGCGTGGCGGAAGAGTGCGGACTGTGGGGTGAGATGGCGGCTGATACGCAGCTTGATATCACTCCATCCGGTAATGTGGTCGTCAGACAGGCGGCTCTCAGGTTGCGGGTCTTCGGCTAATACTTGTTCGGATTCAATCCCCGCTAATTGGGCATCAATGGCCCGTAAATTTCTCAGTAAGTGGGAAAGGGCTTTAACTTGCGGGATATTCTCGTTTTGCGCGAGTTCTCTGGCCAGTGCCGCATCTAAAAAAGTAAAGGCTCGCTCGAAGCGAGGATCATGCTGATACTTTTGTCTCATCAGGATAGATTGCGAAAGTTGCAGGCAGGCTCTGGCTTGCATACTCAGTAAGCGCTGAAAGCGGAATAGGACGTCACTGTAACGAAATTTTTCTCGAAGAACCTGATATTGAACATGTGACGAGCTGGCCCGTTCATGAATATCTTGCGCGACAAAATAGTAGTGAAGTGTCCGCCTGGTTCCACGCTGGCCCCGGTCACCTTTCAGGCGAGTGACCAGCGAGGCTTTGGCCTGATTCAAGGTTGATACCAGTGTGCCGTTGGCCATCGCAACATCAATAAGAGGCTGGTCGACATCTGATTCGATATCAGGATCGAAGAGATTAGCTTTTGCTTCCAAATAGTGAGCAAGCTGCTGATAGCAGCGGGCCAAATTATCCTGCAAGGGGCGGATAGGGAAAATAAGGTGCCCACACAAGGTCAGTACGTTATACCAAACGGCACCGAGCAGCAGTAATAGCGGCTGCTGGTACCAGATATGGTACATCGAGGTGCCTAGCATGGTGTAGATAGCGATGAGCAATGCACCAAAGGCAATGGTTGCATAGCGTTGTCCCAAGGCACCTAGCAGAATAAAACCACAGGTTGAAAAGGTTAGGCCGAAGGCAAAATACCAGGGATAAGGAAATAACAGCTCAATAGAGGCGGAGGCGATAAAAAAACAGATCAGCGTAATGAATAAATTACGTAACCGCCCAGCCAGGCGGTCATCAAGATCAGTCAGTGCTGCTGCGACGACACCAAGTGTTAGTGGAATGGTCAGTTTGGGCTGACCAATCCACCACGGAACTGCCGTTACTCCCACCAACGCGATAAAAATACGGGCATGATAAAGCAGGCTACTATTGTAGACATAACGGCGTAAACCAGTGACGAAAGTGAGCACAAAAAACCTCTAAAACTGAAAATTCAGCGTTGCTGATATTGGCGTTTAGCGTTAGCCATTCTCGCTTGCTGCGCCATTTCGACTGAAACGACACGGCGGCCCACAGGCCACAAAGCAATAGCAGCAATTTTAAAATTGGCAATACCGACCGGGATCCCAATGATGGTTACGCATTGCACAATCCCAGTGACGATATGGGATAAACACAACCACCAACCAAATAAAATAAACCAGACAATATTCAGTAAAGAACCGCCAGCAGTTATCAGAGCATTACTTTTTTCTGGGTATAATTCATTGACATGGATCGCCTCATTGCCATAAGGCAGAAATGATAATTTGGTAATTTCCCAGCAAGAGCGAGTTAATGGTAAGGTAAAAATCAGAACGACACTGACGACTGTGGCTAATAGCCAGCCCAGTGTGGTGAAGAAACCACCTAAAACAAAATTAAGAATATTCAGTACAGTACGCATAGTGATTTATCTGCCTAGCTGAATAAAAAAACCGCAACGCGGGTGAGTGATAACAAATGCTAACCATTCTATACCAATAGGGCGGGTTAGTTTCCTTTGTCAACTATCGGATACCTGTTGTTTAAACTCAATTATTTTATTTACACTCCATGGTGTTATTTCAATTCACTTAATACGAGTTATGGCGCGCAGTTATGGAACTTAAAGCGACATCTTTTGGCAAGCATTTGGCTCAGCATCCTTACAATCGGGTGCGCTTGCTCAATGCTGGCATCGAAGTATGCGGTGATAAACATCAGTACCTGATTCCTTTTAACCAGTTGGTTAACATTGAATGTAAGCGCGGTATTGTCTGGGGCGAACTGGAATTTGAATTGCCAGACCAACAAGTTGTCCGTTTACATGGTACTGAATGGCAGGAAACTCAACGTTTCTATCAACATTTACTGGGCATCTGGCAGCAATGGAGTGAAGAGATGAGCTTGGTTTGTGTTGAGGTTTTACATAAACAAGTGGAATCAATCAAGCGAATTGAGCAACAGGATAAATGGTTTAAGCGCAGTGAGTTAGGGTTGGTGCAGCAGTCCATCCGTGAGGCTTTCGCCTCATTACCGGTACCGGTACAGCGCTTAACCGAGTTTGAGTCCTGTCGTGCAGACTATGAGCTTTGTTTGCGCTGGTTGCAGCAAGGCAGTCGCAGTGTGGAGCGCCGGAATCAACAATGGACCAACCGAATGTTGGAGGAGCATCAAGATTTCTTCCAAAGTGTAGAAGCCTCTCCTCTAAATGAATCGCAAAGCCGTGCGGTGGTCAACGGCGAAGACGCGGTATTAGTTCTGGCCGGTGCCGGGAGTGGTAAAACATCAGTGCTGGTGGCCCGTGCTGGTTGGTTGTTACGCCGTAATGAGGCATTACCAGAGCAGATTTTACTGCTCGCATTTGGCCGCCAGGCGGCTGATGAGATGAATCATCGCATTAAGCAACGGTTAGCTGTGGATGATATTCAGGCTAAAACCTTCCATGCACTGGCATTGCAGATTATCCAGCAAGGCAGCCGTAAAACGCCAATAATCAGTAAACTGGAATCAGATAGTCAGGCCAGAAGGTCGTTACTGATTAAAAATTGGCAACAGCAGTGCAGTGAGAAAAAAGCGCAGGCTAAAGGGTGGCGTGAGTGGCTAACGGATGAGCTTGAGTGGGCGGTTGATGAAGGTGAGTTTTGGCAAGATAAACGCTTGGCAGCCAGATTGGCGGGGCGGCTGGAGCGTTGGTTAGGGCTGATGCGAATGCACGGTGGCAGTCAAGCCGAAATGATTGAGCAAGCTGATGAAGAAGTGCGTGATC
The sequence above is drawn from the Yersinia intermedia genome and encodes:
- the helD gene encoding DNA helicase IV, which translates into the protein MELKATSFGKHLAQHPYNRVRLLNAGIEVCGDKHQYLIPFNQLVNIECKRGIVWGELEFELPDQQVVRLHGTEWQETQRFYQHLLGIWQQWSEEMSLVCVEVLHKQVESIKRIEQQDKWFKRSELGLVQQSIREAFASLPVPVQRLTEFESCRADYELCLRWLQQGSRSVERRNQQWTNRMLEEHQDFFQSVEASPLNESQSRAVVNGEDAVLVLAGAGSGKTSVLVARAGWLLRRNEALPEQILLLAFGRQAADEMNHRIKQRLAVDDIQAKTFHALALQIIQQGSRKTPIISKLESDSQARRSLLIKNWQQQCSEKKAQAKGWREWLTDELEWAVDEGEFWQDKRLAARLAGRLERWLGLMRMHGGSQAEMIEQADEEVRDLFQKRIRLMAPLLKVWKTALKEEGAVDFSGLIHQAVNLLDKGRFVSPWKHILVDEFQDISPQRAMLLAALRKQNKQTCLFAVGDDWQAIYRFSGAQLSLTTAFSQHFGEGAECALDTTYRFNDRIGEIANRFIQQNPHQLKKPLNSLSKGNKKSVIILPDQQLETLLDKLSGFVKDDERILILARYHHLRPEILQKAATRWPKLTIDFMTIHASKGQQADYVIVAGLHEGNDGFPAVARESILEDVLLPAPEDFPDAEERRLLYVAITRAKHQVWLLQDTAKPSIFVEQLSELGVPVQRKP
- a CDS encoding YccF domain-containing protein; the protein is MRTVLNILNFVLGGFFTTLGWLLATVVSVVLIFTLPLTRSCWEITKLSFLPYGNEAIHVNELYPEKSNALITAGGSLLNIVWFILFGWWLCLSHIVTGIVQCVTIIGIPVGIANFKIAAIALWPVGRRVVSVEMAQQARMANAKRQYQQR
- the yccS gene encoding YccS family putative transporter: MLTFVTGLRRYVYNSSLLYHARIFIALVGVTAVPWWIGQPKLTIPLTLGVVAAALTDLDDRLAGRLRNLFITLICFFIASASIELLFPYPWYFAFGLTFSTCGFILLGALGQRYATIAFGALLIAIYTMLGTSMYHIWYQQPLLLLLGAVWYNVLTLCGHLIFPIRPLQDNLARCYQQLAHYLEAKANLFDPDIESDVDQPLIDVAMANGTLVSTLNQAKASLVTRLKGDRGQRGTRRTLHYYFVAQDIHERASSSHVQYQVLREKFRYSDVLFRFQRLLSMQARACLQLSQSILMRQKYQHDPRFERAFTFLDAALARELAQNENIPQVKALSHLLRNLRAIDAQLAGIESEQVLAEDPQPESRLSDDHITGWSDIKLRISRHLTPQSALFRHAVRMSVVLCLGYAFIQFTGMRHGYWILLTSLFVCQPNYNATRRRLALRIVGTLAGILIGLPILYFVPSIEGQLILIVITGVLFFAFRNVQYAHATMFITLLVLLCFNLLGEGFEVAAPRVFDTLLGCAIAWVAVSFIWPDWKFRQLPAVVHKTLDANCRYLDAILVQYYQGKDNSLPYRIARRDAHNCDAELASVISNMSAEPKNDKETQEAAFRLLCLNHTMLSYISALGAHREKLSNTATLNLLNDAICYVEGTLEQEQPDGAKMAQVLASLSTRLQNCNPEPESKDQLVLQQIGLLLELLPELSELNRRIGQAN